One Euphorbia lathyris chromosome 1, ddEupLath1.1, whole genome shotgun sequence DNA segment encodes these proteins:
- the LOC136210635 gene encoding uncharacterized protein isoform X2 produces MGVLVQIWSYEHGLVSSPMLSQRAAAPPVLGGYLRSNWTWTVDFSMDGIRNYLAALSWDLVNAFPWGDETSWSAYMRKASQLSTRRFMVECPLTWVYYLGDTVCGWQEGPDGRSSPLPPPAETIYIPCYTRDAAFTRLIRAEWVTEHGEGDYRTFIEAFLRWTTVCLGDDGFVPKAPPYSRRRTRVEQYAQSAAAESSSGPFATACASSLGARAPVGGIIIGVLTENFNTSIFLSRSHGT; encoded by the exons ATGGGTGTCCTTGTTCAG ATTTGGTCTTACGAGCATGGGTTGGTATCGTCGCCCATGTTGAGCCAACGTGCTGCTGCTCCTCCAGTCTTGGGAGGATATCTCAGGTCTAACTGGACTTGGACTGTGGACTTCTCAATGGACGGGATCAGAAACTATCTAGCCGCTCTATCATGGGATCTG GTAAATGCGTTCCCTTGGGGAGATGAGACTAGCTGGAGTGCTTATATGAGGAAAGCCTCCCAACTGAGTACTCGGAGGTTCATGGTTGAGTGCCCACTAACTTGGGTGTATTATCTAGGAGATACGGTCTGTGGTTGGCAGGAGGGACCCGACGGACGCTCTAGTCCTTTACCTCCACCTGCAGAGACGATTTACATTCCCTGCTACACTAGAGATGCGGCTTTTACGAGGCTAATTAGGGCAGAGTGGGTGACCGAGCATGGAGAGGGTGATTACCGCACCTTCATTGAGGCTTTTCTGCGTTGGACGACAGTTTGTCTAGGAGATGATGGTTTCGTCCCTAAGGCACCACCATAT TCTAGGAGGAGGACCAGAGTTGAGCAGTATGCTCAAAGTGCTGCAGCTGAGTCTTCATCAGGTCCTTTTGCGACTGCCTGTGCCTCTAGCTTAGGTGCTCGTGCCCCTGTGGGAGGTATAATAATTGGAGTTCTGACAGAGAATTTCAACACTAGTATATTCCTATCACGCTCGCATGGGACCTAG
- the LOC136210635 gene encoding uncharacterized protein isoform X1, which translates to MQCNLLIRGRPALAHLHHGLDLCVRDGQKELKGMGVLVQIWSYEHGLVSSPMLSQRAAAPPVLGGYLRSNWTWTVDFSMDGIRNYLAALSWDLVNAFPWGDETSWSAYMRKASQLSTRRFMVECPLTWVYYLGDTVCGWQEGPDGRSSPLPPPAETIYIPCYTRDAAFTRLIRAEWVTEHGEGDYRTFIEAFLRWTTVCLGDDGFVPKAPPYSRRRTRVEQYAQSAAAESSSGPFATACASSLGARAPVGGIIIGVLTENFNTSIFLSRSHGT; encoded by the exons ATGCAGTGTAATCTTTTGATCAGGGGTAGACCTGCTTTAGCTCATCTACACCACGGACTGGACCTATGTGTCCGTGATGGACAGAAAGAGCTCAAGGGCATGGGTGTCCTTGTTCAG ATTTGGTCTTACGAGCATGGGTTGGTATCGTCGCCCATGTTGAGCCAACGTGCTGCTGCTCCTCCAGTCTTGGGAGGATATCTCAGGTCTAACTGGACTTGGACTGTGGACTTCTCAATGGACGGGATCAGAAACTATCTAGCCGCTCTATCATGGGATCTG GTAAATGCGTTCCCTTGGGGAGATGAGACTAGCTGGAGTGCTTATATGAGGAAAGCCTCCCAACTGAGTACTCGGAGGTTCATGGTTGAGTGCCCACTAACTTGGGTGTATTATCTAGGAGATACGGTCTGTGGTTGGCAGGAGGGACCCGACGGACGCTCTAGTCCTTTACCTCCACCTGCAGAGACGATTTACATTCCCTGCTACACTAGAGATGCGGCTTTTACGAGGCTAATTAGGGCAGAGTGGGTGACCGAGCATGGAGAGGGTGATTACCGCACCTTCATTGAGGCTTTTCTGCGTTGGACGACAGTTTGTCTAGGAGATGATGGTTTCGTCCCTAAGGCACCACCATAT TCTAGGAGGAGGACCAGAGTTGAGCAGTATGCTCAAAGTGCTGCAGCTGAGTCTTCATCAGGTCCTTTTGCGACTGCCTGTGCCTCTAGCTTAGGTGCTCGTGCCCCTGTGGGAGGTATAATAATTGGAGTTCTGACAGAGAATTTCAACACTAGTATATTCCTATCACGCTCGCATGGGACCTAG